GTTTAAAGCTTAATATTTAATTAGGAGACAAATATGGAACAAAAAGTAATTCAACTAGTAGCGGATCAAACAAAAATCGATATCGCAAAAATCAACGCTTCAACATCATTCGTAGATGATCTAAACCTTGACTCATTAGACATCGTAGAACTTATGATGAAAATGGAAGATGAATTTGATATTCAAATTCCAGAAGAAGATGCAGAAGGTCTTAAGTCTGTTCAAGACGTTGTTAAGTACCTTGAGTCTAAGCAATAATCTAATTTAAATTTTAGATAAAAAGAAAGCCTGCAATTTGCAGGCTTTTTTTATTCTACAATCTTACATGACTTTATTTCATATGTTTTATAGTCGTAATCTATTTTAACTTTTCTATCATTCTTAGTTGATTCTTGAATACA
This sequence is a window from Halobacteriovorax vibrionivorans. Protein-coding genes within it:
- the acpP gene encoding acyl carrier protein codes for the protein MEQKVIQLVADQTKIDIAKINASTSFVDDLNLDSLDIVELMMKMEDEFDIQIPEEDAEGLKSVQDVVKYLESKQ